Proteins from a genomic interval of Bacillus sp. FSL H8-0547:
- a CDS encoding S8 family serine peptidase — MPKKYGKSLSILSIMILLLTLLAPSVSVASTNVSTSVKSQKNITADKVSKKVAESFKKEEKVTFLIKLKEQVDTAKVAKNAAKTESKGLQAKYEKRSAVVSSLRAKAFETQHNLKTYLTKEQKAGNAKDIKSYYIVNGMAVTATKEVMEKVASFPEVDKILPNEVRQLNKVKEKTSVQQTDTNASPAATEWNINKIGAPAAWEMGIDGSGTVVASIDTGVQWDHPALKEKYRGFNPAAPNAPDHEFSWFDATANQGAPYDDDGHGTHVTGTMVGAEPNGNNQIGVAPGAKWIAVKAFTANGGTDADLLEAGEWIIAPKDEDGNPHPEMAPDVVNNSWSGGSGLDEWYRPMVNAWRAADIFPEFSAGNTTLFNPGGPGSIANPANYPESFATGATDINNQLGSFSLQGPSPYDETKPDIAAPGVNIRSSVPGGVYEGGWNGTSMAGPHVSAVVALLRQVDSSITVEEIENVLTTTATPLTDSTFTSSPNNGYGHGLVNAYDAVSSLMTGLGKVKGQVAKEGEDAEAPVMEHTGPAEAFAGMNLPLTVKVTDNISVTNVSLQYQNNNGQWQTAEAARVSGDFLDGNYEAVIPGEALEEGTLVYKWKAVDFGANEVVSEEYEIAVQPGITTGYEQDFETGAAGWTSYGVKNSWEHGVPVNGPGNAASGENVFATNLDGDYENGANMNLLMPPIDLPAEGAAFLQFKQWHELETRYDYGHVFVSTDQETWTQALRVNGVTTNWIDGQVDLSQYAGQRIYVAFNVTSDGSVVKDGWYLDDVKLSDTPIEIQNKASLGVESKSATADKASIEKKEKVYPNKIKPAPFTAAKGLTDHGQPAALPMRAEVSIVETGRSTYSSLQDGSYEIVHGAGEFTLQAEAYGYATETMPITIENDGITEANFVLEELPQGTVSGTVTNEATGEPVANATLLLVEDAAITPVQTNEQGEYSIEAYEGDYTLKAMAPSYYAKDTRITIDAEQTTVQNITLKPFIGYPGEIGYDDGTAENARAFNAAGNGWAVKMSLAEGNARAMVTGGLFRFWDTEWPVPGGTEFQVAIYDASGTDGAPGKKLAGPINAEALRNGEWTMVNLLDQGVVVDGDFYMVYIQTKANPNSPGLATDEDGENAGRSWQMVSGAWSPSPAEEGNYMIRAIVDYEVTAPEITSPKDGSFTNKETAVVEGKASPTTTVHIFNGETEAAAVQASENGTFRAEVLLNTGENVLTAKSSTDAGMSDASNAVKVTLDKTKPAFTVENPKDGQKLNTEALTVSGTVSDDNLDWVKVNGQKAAVKDGTFSKRILLENGENLITVLAADKAGNRLKKTVKVYVKYDAPVIENLKPAEDKYIKSGESVKIEFDSEEDLDATFVLHMPLTNARIQNATELPLRETSPGHYEGYYTATSNMKADGARIEVIAKDDYGNETRAVADGKLFINGKKPAKK; from the coding sequence ATGCCGAAGAAATATGGGAAATCGCTCAGTATTTTGTCAATTATGATCCTGCTTTTAACTTTGCTTGCGCCAAGTGTGTCAGTTGCAAGCACAAACGTCAGTACATCAGTGAAAAGTCAGAAAAACATAACGGCTGATAAAGTTTCAAAGAAGGTTGCCGAATCTTTTAAGAAAGAAGAAAAGGTGACGTTTCTCATTAAGCTGAAAGAGCAGGTTGATACAGCAAAAGTTGCAAAGAATGCTGCAAAAACTGAATCTAAAGGATTGCAGGCCAAATATGAGAAACGGTCGGCTGTCGTTTCTTCCCTTCGTGCAAAAGCCTTTGAAACGCAGCATAATCTGAAAACATACTTAACGAAAGAACAAAAAGCCGGAAATGCGAAAGACATAAAATCTTACTATATCGTAAACGGAATGGCTGTCACTGCCACTAAGGAGGTAATGGAAAAAGTTGCATCTTTCCCGGAAGTGGACAAGATCCTTCCAAATGAAGTTCGTCAGCTGAACAAGGTAAAAGAAAAAACATCTGTACAGCAGACAGACACAAACGCATCTCCTGCAGCAACAGAGTGGAACATCAATAAAATAGGTGCTCCTGCAGCATGGGAGATGGGCATCGACGGCAGCGGAACCGTTGTTGCTTCGATTGATACAGGCGTTCAATGGGATCACCCGGCATTAAAAGAAAAATACCGCGGCTTTAATCCAGCTGCACCAAATGCACCGGATCACGAGTTCAGCTGGTTTGATGCTACAGCAAATCAGGGAGCGCCTTACGACGATGATGGGCATGGAACGCACGTAACAGGCACGATGGTAGGCGCAGAGCCAAACGGCAATAATCAAATCGGTGTTGCACCAGGTGCAAAGTGGATTGCTGTCAAAGCATTCACTGCAAACGGCGGAACAGATGCAGATTTGCTTGAGGCAGGAGAGTGGATTATTGCACCAAAAGATGAAGACGGCAACCCGCATCCTGAAATGGCGCCTGATGTCGTCAACAATTCCTGGAGCGGAGGATCAGGGCTCGATGAATGGTACAGGCCAATGGTCAATGCATGGCGTGCTGCAGATATTTTCCCTGAATTTTCTGCAGGCAACACGACTTTATTTAATCCGGGAGGTCCAGGATCCATTGCCAACCCGGCAAACTATCCTGAATCTTTTGCAACAGGTGCAACAGACATCAACAACCAATTAGGAAGTTTTTCACTTCAGGGACCGTCTCCTTATGATGAAACAAAGCCTGATATTGCAGCACCGGGCGTAAACATCCGTTCATCTGTTCCAGGCGGGGTTTACGAAGGCGGGTGGAATGGTACATCAATGGCAGGACCTCACGTTTCTGCTGTAGTAGCCTTGCTGAGGCAGGTTGATTCCTCCATCACGGTAGAGGAAATTGAAAATGTACTGACAACTACAGCAACACCATTGACCGATTCAACTTTTACCAGCTCTCCTAATAACGGATATGGCCATGGACTGGTAAATGCCTATGATGCGGTTTCCTCTCTGATGACAGGTCTTGGAAAAGTAAAAGGACAGGTTGCAAAAGAAGGGGAAGATGCCGAGGCTCCGGTTATGGAACATACTGGGCCGGCAGAGGCATTCGCGGGTATGAATCTTCCTTTAACAGTGAAAGTAACCGATAATATCAGCGTGACAAACGTCTCACTTCAATACCAAAACAACAACGGACAATGGCAGACAGCTGAAGCTGCCAGAGTGTCGGGTGATTTCCTTGATGGAAATTACGAAGCAGTCATTCCCGGTGAGGCATTAGAAGAAGGCACACTTGTCTATAAATGGAAAGCTGTTGATTTTGGCGCAAATGAAGTGGTATCAGAAGAATATGAAATAGCTGTTCAGCCGGGCATTACGACTGGCTATGAGCAGGATTTTGAAACAGGCGCTGCAGGCTGGACTTCTTACGGTGTGAAAAACAGCTGGGAGCATGGAGTACCGGTAAATGGCCCGGGGAATGCAGCTTCAGGTGAAAACGTTTTTGCTACCAACCTTGACGGCGATTACGAAAATGGGGCAAACATGAATTTGCTTATGCCTCCAATTGATTTGCCTGCAGAAGGAGCGGCATTCCTTCAATTCAAGCAGTGGCATGAACTTGAAACGAGATATGATTATGGCCATGTTTTCGTTTCAACGGATCAGGAAACATGGACACAGGCATTGCGGGTAAACGGGGTCACAACAAACTGGATAGATGGTCAGGTTGACCTCAGCCAGTATGCCGGACAGCGGATCTATGTTGCTTTCAATGTAACCTCTGACGGAAGCGTTGTTAAAGACGGATGGTATTTAGACGATGTAAAGCTTTCTGATACTCCGATTGAAATTCAGAACAAAGCATCACTTGGAGTTGAAAGCAAATCTGCAACGGCAGATAAAGCTTCAATAGAGAAAAAAGAAAAAGTGTATCCGAACAAAATCAAACCGGCACCATTCACTGCTGCCAAAGGATTAACTGACCATGGACAGCCTGCTGCCCTGCCGATGAGAGCAGAAGTAAGCATTGTTGAAACAGGAAGATCGACATACTCAAGTCTGCAGGACGGCAGCTATGAAATTGTTCATGGTGCAGGTGAATTTACTCTCCAGGCAGAAGCATACGGGTATGCGACAGAAACCATGCCGATTACAATTGAGAACGACGGCATCACAGAAGCAAACTTTGTTCTTGAAGAACTTCCTCAAGGAACTGTGAGCGGCACTGTGACAAATGAGGCAACAGGCGAGCCGGTTGCAAATGCAACCCTTCTGCTTGTTGAAGATGCAGCCATTACTCCTGTTCAAACGAATGAACAAGGGGAATATTCAATTGAAGCCTATGAAGGAGACTATACGCTGAAAGCGATGGCACCTTCTTATTATGCAAAAGACACAAGAATCACGATTGATGCAGAACAGACAACTGTTCAAAATATTACGCTGAAGCCGTTCATCGGGTATCCTGGTGAGATCGGATATGACGACGGGACAGCTGAAAACGCCAGAGCATTTAATGCAGCAGGCAATGGATGGGCTGTAAAAATGTCTCTTGCTGAAGGAAACGCGAGAGCGATGGTAACAGGCGGACTGTTCAGATTCTGGGATACAGAATGGCCTGTTCCTGGAGGCACTGAGTTCCAGGTTGCCATTTACGATGCTTCAGGAACGGACGGGGCACCTGGCAAAAAGCTTGCCGGACCAATCAATGCAGAAGCGCTGCGCAACGGAGAATGGACAATGGTCAACTTACTTGACCAGGGTGTAGTTGTGGACGGCGATTTCTATATGGTTTACATTCAAACAAAAGCAAACCCTAATTCGCCTGGACTTGCAACCGATGAAGATGGCGAAAATGCCGGACGCAGCTGGCAAATGGTCAGCGGAGCCTGGTCACCTTCACCTGCTGAAGAAGGAAACTACATGATCAGGGCGATTGTGGACTATGAAGTGACTGCACCAGAAATTACGTCACCTAAAGACGGTTCGTTCACAAACAAAGAAACGGCTGTTGTAGAGGGTAAAGCATCACCGACAACCACTGTTCATATTTTTAACGGAGAAACAGAGGCAGCTGCTGTACAAGCTTCAGAAAACGGCACATTCCGGGCAGAAGTCCTGCTGAATACAGGTGAAAATGTTCTGACTGCCAAGTCCAGCACAGATGCAGGCATGTCAGATGCATCTAATGCAGTAAAAGTGACGCTGGACAAAACAAAACCGGCATTCACAGTTGAAAATCCTAAAGACGGACAAAAGCTGAACACGGAAGCATTAACAGTCAGCGGAACAGTTTCAGATGACAATTTGGACTGGGTAAAAGTGAATGGACAAAAAGCAGCCGTCAAGGACGGTACATTCTCTAAACGGATTCTGCTTGAAAACGGTGAGAATCTGATTACTGTTCTTGCAGCGGATAAAGCAGGAAACCGTTTAAAGAAAACCGTCAAAGTATATGTGAAATATGATGCACCGGTCATTGAAAATCTAAAACCTGCCGAGGATAAATACATCAAGTCCGGTGAAAGCGTGAAAATAGAATTTGACAGCGAAGAAGATCTGGATGCAACGTTCGTTCTTCATATGCCTCTCACAAATGCGCGCATCCAGAATGCAACAGAGCTTCCGCTGAGAGAAACGTCACCAGGACATTACGAGGGCTACTACACGGCAACATCCAATATGAAAGCTGACGGTGCGAGAATCGAAGTCATTGCAAAAGATGATTACGGCAACGAAACAAGAGCCGTCGCAGATGGCAAACTGTTTATAAACGGAAAAAAACCTGCTAAGAAATAA
- the ftsZ gene encoding cell division protein FtsZ → MLEFESNIDGMATIKVIGVGGGGNNAVNRMIEHGVQGVDFIAVNTDAQALNLSKAETRMQIGSKLTRGLGAGANPEVGKKAAEESKEQIEEALRGADMVFVTAGMGGGTGTGAAPVIAQIAKDLGALTVGVVTRPFTFEGRKRAMQAAGGISSMKESVDTLIVIPNDRLLEIVDKNTPMLEAFREADNVLRQGVQGISDLIAVPGLINLDFADVKTIMSNKGSSLMGIGVATGESRAAEAAKKAISSPLLETSIDGAQGVLMNITGGSNLSLYEVQEAADIVATASDQDVNMIFGSVINENLKDEIVVTVIATGFNEVEINHSKPQSRPFGNTAPKTSPKPRDVREMKREREREEPAQDMSSRSMQQGDDTLDIPTFLRNRNKRR, encoded by the coding sequence ATGTTGGAGTTTGAAAGCAATATTGACGGCATGGCAACGATAAAAGTAATTGGGGTTGGCGGCGGCGGAAACAACGCTGTTAACCGTATGATAGAACATGGTGTTCAAGGCGTGGATTTTATCGCTGTAAACACTGATGCACAGGCTTTGAATCTATCTAAAGCAGAAACTAGAATGCAGATTGGCTCAAAGCTTACAAGAGGCCTTGGCGCAGGCGCAAACCCTGAAGTCGGCAAAAAAGCTGCTGAAGAAAGTAAAGAGCAGATTGAAGAGGCTTTAAGAGGAGCAGACATGGTATTCGTCACTGCAGGAATGGGCGGCGGTACAGGTACTGGTGCAGCTCCTGTCATCGCCCAGATCGCTAAAGACCTTGGCGCTCTTACTGTTGGGGTTGTTACCCGCCCGTTTACGTTTGAAGGACGCAAGCGTGCGATGCAGGCTGCCGGCGGCATCTCTTCAATGAAAGAATCAGTTGATACGCTGATTGTTATCCCGAACGACCGTCTTCTTGAAATTGTAGACAAAAACACACCGATGCTTGAAGCTTTCCGCGAAGCGGATAACGTACTCCGCCAAGGTGTACAGGGCATCTCAGATTTGATTGCTGTTCCTGGACTGATCAACCTTGATTTTGCCGATGTTAAGACAATTATGTCGAACAAAGGTTCATCACTTATGGGTATTGGGGTTGCAACTGGAGAAAGCAGAGCAGCAGAAGCCGCAAAAAAAGCTATTTCAAGTCCGCTTCTTGAAACATCAATTGACGGCGCACAAGGTGTTCTGATGAACATTACTGGCGGTTCAAACCTAAGTCTTTATGAAGTTCAGGAAGCAGCTGACATCGTTGCTACTGCTTCAGATCAGGACGTAAACATGATCTTCGGTTCAGTTATCAACGAAAACCTGAAGGATGAGATTGTAGTGACTGTTATTGCTACCGGCTTTAACGAAGTAGAAATCAATCACAGCAAACCGCAGTCAAGACCATTCGGAAACACGGCTCCAAAAACATCACCTAAACCTCGCGATGTAAGAGAAATGAAACGTGAGCGCGAACGCGAGGAGCCTGCTCAGGACATGTCAAGCCGTTCTATGCAGCAAGGCGATGATACACTTGATATCCCTACATTCCTGCGAAACCGCAACAAACGCAGATAA
- the ftsA gene encoding cell division protein FtsA yields MNNNEIFVSLDIGTSSVKVIIGEMADDNLNIIGVGNVKSEGLRKGSIVDIDETVHSIRKAVEQAERMVGIPLRRVVVGVTGNHVQLQDCHGVVAVSSENREIANEDIRRVIDAAQVMSIPPEREIIDVIPQQFIVDGLDEISDPRGMIGVRLEMEGTIITGSRTILHNLLRCVEKAGLEITDICLQPLASGAVALSKDEKNLGVALVDIGGGSTTIAVFDQGHLQTTSVLPIGGENITKDLSIGLRTTTDEAERVKVKHGHAYYDYASEEEVFEAAIIGTDQKQQFNQLEISDIIEARLEEMFELVQHEIKRLGVRDLPGGFVLTGGTVSMPGVLEIAQDVLQSNVRIASPDYIGVREPQYMTGVGLIQFACKNAKIQGRSISSNAVPDKAEMAAQREPQPQQNQHQRSKAKEKEEKKESKVKKFFGYFFE; encoded by the coding sequence ATGAACAACAATGAAATCTTTGTAAGTCTAGACATCGGTACATCCAGTGTTAAGGTTATCATCGGCGAAATGGCAGACGATAATTTGAACATTATTGGTGTAGGCAATGTTAAATCAGAAGGACTCAGAAAAGGGTCGATCGTCGACATTGACGAGACCGTTCATTCTATTAGAAAAGCGGTTGAACAGGCAGAGAGAATGGTAGGCATTCCCCTTAGAAGAGTTGTAGTGGGAGTGACCGGCAATCATGTACAGCTGCAGGACTGCCACGGGGTTGTGGCTGTTTCAAGCGAAAACCGCGAAATAGCAAATGAGGACATCAGACGCGTCATTGATGCTGCTCAAGTTATGTCAATACCTCCGGAACGGGAGATCATAGATGTGATTCCTCAGCAGTTTATTGTTGACGGACTGGATGAAATCAGCGATCCGCGCGGAATGATTGGTGTGCGTCTTGAAATGGAAGGCACGATCATCACCGGATCAAGAACGATTTTACATAATCTTCTTCGGTGCGTAGAGAAAGCAGGACTCGAAATTACAGATATATGCCTGCAGCCGCTTGCATCAGGAGCCGTTGCCCTTTCTAAGGATGAGAAAAACCTTGGCGTAGCCCTTGTTGATATCGGAGGCGGTTCAACAACAATTGCCGTCTTTGACCAAGGTCATCTGCAGACGACAAGCGTCCTGCCGATCGGCGGAGAAAACATAACGAAAGATCTGTCCATCGGCCTTCGTACAACGACGGATGAGGCTGAGCGTGTTAAAGTAAAGCATGGACATGCCTACTATGATTACGCCTCGGAAGAAGAAGTGTTTGAAGCGGCCATTATCGGCACAGATCAAAAGCAGCAATTTAATCAGCTTGAAATTTCTGATATTATAGAAGCCAGACTGGAAGAAATGTTTGAGCTCGTTCAGCATGAGATTAAGAGACTTGGTGTCAGGGACCTGCCGGGAGGATTTGTTCTGACCGGAGGAACTGTAAGCATGCCTGGAGTGCTTGAAATTGCACAGGATGTGCTTCAGAGCAATGTCCGCATTGCAAGCCCTGATTATATCGGGGTCAGAGAACCGCAGTACATGACTGGAGTCGGGCTGATTCAGTTTGCCTGCAAAAATGCTAAAATACAGGGCCGGAGCATCAGTTCAAATGCTGTTCCCGACAAGGCTGAAATGGCAGCACAAAGAGAGCCTCAGCCGCAGCAGAATCAGCATCAGCGCTCTAAGGCGAAAGAAAAAGAAGAGAAAAAAGAAAGCAAAGTGAAAAAATTCTTTGGTTACTTCTTTGAATAA
- a CDS encoding small basic family protein: MWLPILGLVLGISLGLLTDFRIPGEYSNYLSIAILAALDTLLGGIRAHLQNMYDEMVFVSGFFFNIILAASLAFLGVHLGVDLYLVAIFAFGVRLFQNIAVIRRIIIANWTESRQKLKKS; encoded by the coding sequence ATGTGGCTTCCCATTTTAGGGTTGGTTCTTGGAATTTCATTGGGACTGCTGACTGATTTCCGGATTCCCGGCGAATATTCGAATTACCTTTCCATAGCCATTCTTGCGGCACTTGATACGCTGCTTGGGGGGATTCGGGCACACTTGCAGAATATGTACGATGAAATGGTGTTTGTATCCGGTTTTTTCTTTAACATCATTTTGGCAGCAAGTTTAGCTTTTCTGGGTGTTCATCTTGGTGTAGACTTGTATTTGGTAGCAATATTTGCTTTTGGAGTCAGACTGTTCCAGAATATTGCCGTCATCAGACGAATCATTATTGCCAATTGGACTGAATCGCGCCAAAAACTTAAAAAAAGTTGA
- a CDS encoding DUF881 domain-containing protein produces MIFGLMLAVQFQSIQEPQVRDTRDMWQLREALKTEQMMQSELLLEIRKYEELIDTYENDENQSAEKTLKETVEELKKEAGLTEVTGEGITITISPLFDESLTQTETSNVAPDLLKRLLNELNSYGAESISIDGRRVVNTTVIRDINGKTKIDGYSLHSFPLEIKVIGEDAEKLFSRLNGSTVMDTFAVDNLRLSISEPKGSITIPPYDDVIRVQNMKPFEKGENS; encoded by the coding sequence ATGATATTCGGCCTTATGCTTGCTGTTCAGTTTCAGTCCATTCAGGAACCTCAGGTCAGAGATACAAGGGACATGTGGCAGCTGCGGGAGGCACTTAAAACAGAGCAGATGATGCAGTCTGAGCTGCTGCTTGAGATCCGCAAGTATGAAGAGCTGATCGATACATATGAGAATGATGAGAATCAAAGTGCTGAAAAAACCCTGAAGGAAACAGTAGAAGAGCTAAAGAAAGAAGCAGGGCTGACCGAAGTAACAGGGGAGGGGATTACGATTACGATTTCCCCGCTGTTTGATGAGTCATTGACACAGACGGAAACAAGCAATGTTGCACCTGATCTGCTTAAGCGTCTTTTGAATGAACTTAATTCCTACGGTGCCGAAAGCATCTCAATTGATGGCCGGAGAGTTGTCAATACGACCGTCATCCGGGACATCAACGGCAAAACGAAGATAGACGGCTACAGCCTGCATTCTTTTCCGCTTGAGATTAAGGTGATCGGCGAGGATGCAGAGAAGCTTTTCAGCCGGTTAAACGGATCAACGGTTATGGATACGTTTGCTGTTGATAATCTCAGACTGTCCATCTCAGAGCCAAAAGGGAGCATTACGATCCCTCCGTATGATGATGTGATCAGGGTTCAGAATATGAAACCGTTTGAAAAAGGAGAGAATTCATAA
- a CDS encoding DUF881 domain-containing protein codes for MRGRYVILSLIMLVLGFLVAFSYQLTKEKQPENGISSEQWDKEYETRQLLIKQEERNAELQKQLSDTQEKVRKIEEDLKNEKQLYFNLVEDAEKYRMYVGELGVKGEGIEVTLEDSSYIPEGENVNNYIVHEGHIFKVINELLISGASAVAINGQRLSHDSYIYCNGPVVTVDGNQFPAPFVISAIGDPAVLDQALNIAGGVVEQVAYDNIVITLEKKDEIKMNPLLQEKKS; via the coding sequence ATGAGGGGTAGGTATGTCATCCTCTCCTTAATCATGCTTGTGCTTGGCTTTCTTGTAGCTTTTTCTTATCAGCTTACGAAAGAAAAACAGCCTGAAAACGGCATTTCTTCTGAACAATGGGACAAAGAATATGAAACAAGGCAGCTTTTGATCAAGCAGGAGGAACGCAATGCCGAGCTTCAGAAGCAATTGTCTGATACCCAGGAAAAGGTCAGGAAAATTGAAGAAGATCTGAAAAATGAAAAGCAGCTTTATTTTAACCTGGTTGAAGATGCTGAGAAATACAGAATGTATGTAGGCGAGCTTGGTGTAAAAGGAGAGGGGATTGAAGTCACTCTTGAAGATTCCTCCTACATACCTGAAGGCGAAAACGTCAATAATTACATTGTGCATGAAGGCCATATTTTTAAAGTGATCAACGAACTTCTCATATCCGGTGCAAGTGCAGTTGCAATCAATGGACAGAGATTATCGCATGATTCGTATATATATTGTAATGGACCTGTTGTAACTGTGGATGGAAATCAATTTCCCGCACCGTTTGTCATTTCAGCCATCGGCGATCCTGCTGTGCTCGATCAGGCTCTGAATATTGCAGGCGGAGTGGTGGAACAAGTAGCATATGACAACATTGTCATTACCCTTGAGAAAAAAGATGAGATTAAAATGAATCCATTATTGCAAGAAAAGAAATCTTGA